A portion of the Oscillospiraceae bacterium genome contains these proteins:
- a CDS encoding DUF4869 domain-containing protein, with translation MLSIYFGDMPQAIYNTPTYFNNVYLDSWLEDALDQRMIKAVDKGVVCGPNAVETKALGLIPPTKLSGGVKTLMLIHNLPDKVFNASNCGNNCARWILEIAKKQDVTINLRHIMDFGDRKLKIKVLNNGQIVDNMGDLAEIAARYV, from the coding sequence ATGCTAAGCATTTACTTTGGCGATATGCCGCAGGCTATTTACAATACCCCCACATATTTTAATAATGTGTATCTGGATTCATGGCTGGAAGATGCGTTAGACCAGAGAATGATCAAGGCTGTGGATAAAGGGGTAGTCTGTGGTCCCAATGCGGTGGAAACGAAAGCTCTTGGACTTATCCCGCCAACGAAACTTTCCGGTGGCGTAAAAACCCTGATGCTCATCCACAATCTGCCGGACAAGGTTTTCAATGCCTCCAACTGCGGCAATAACTGTGCCCGTTGGATCTTGGAAATTGCAAAAAAGCAGGATGTTACCATCAATCTTCGCCATATCATGGATTTCGGCGACAGAAAGCTGAAAATCAAGGTATTGAACAATGGTCAGATCGTGGACAACATGGGCGATTTGGCAGAGATTGCAGCGCGGTATGTGTAA
- a CDS encoding ClbS/DfsB family four-helix bundle protein encodes MRTYENKDELKNEINKSFAKYISEFNDIPELLKDKRVDEVDRTPAENLAYQVGWTTLILKWEADERKGLQVKTPSDNFKWNQLGELYQWFTDTYAHLSLQELKDLLNENVDSIYAMIDSLSEEELFKPHMRKWADEATKTAVWEVYKFIHVNTVAPFGTFRTKIRKWKKVAL; translated from the coding sequence GTGAGAACATACGAGAATAAGGATGAACTTAAAAACGAGATAAATAAAAGCTTTGCAAAGTATATATCAGAATTTAATGATATTCCGGAACTTTTAAAAGATAAGAGAGTTGATGAGGTTGACCGAACTCCAGCAGAAAATCTTGCTTATCAGGTTGGATGGACAACGCTCATTCTTAAATGGGAAGCAGACGAAAGAAAGGGGCTTCAGGTCAAAACTCCCTCCGATAATTTTAAGTGGAATCAGCTGGGTGAATTATATCAATGGTTCACAGATACATATGCACACCTGTCACTGCAAGAGTTGAAAGATCTGTTGAATGAGAATGTTGATTCTATTTATGCAATGATCGATTCGCTAAGTGAGGAAGAATTGTTTAAACCACATATGAGAAAATGGGCCGACGAGGCAACGAAAACAGCCGTCTGGGAAGTATACAAATTCATACATGTTAACACAGTGGCTCCGTTTGGAACCTTTAGAACGAAGATCAGAAAATGGAAAAAGGTGGCACTATAA
- a CDS encoding cation:proton antiporter, with amino-acid sequence MLVSVSLILMVGMSMGWLCQKCRLPSLLGMLATGMVLGPYVLNLLDGSILGISPELRKMALIIILTRAGLGLDTSGLKKLGRPAVLMCFVPASFELMGVLLLAPKLMGLTVLEAAILGAVLAAVSPAVVVPRMVRLMDEGYGRKQGIPQLILAGASVDDVYVIVLFSTFVGMMQGESASLLSFVNIPVSILLGMAVGLAVGSLLAGFFAKVHIRDTAKVLIILSISFLLVAAEEALTTAITFSALIAIMFIGIGLQKKREVVAKRLSVKYGKLWVAAEVFLFVLVGATVNIGYLGKVGAKALLLIVGALAFRMLGVFVCLLGTSLSKKERLFAMMAYTPKATVQAAIGGIPLALGFACGDTVLTVAVLAIVLTAPLGAFAMDLSYKKLLKKG; translated from the coding sequence ATGTTAGTGAGTGTTTCGCTGATTTTGATGGTTGGGATGTCTATGGGGTGGCTTTGCCAGAAGTGCAGGCTGCCGAGCCTGCTGGGGATGCTGGCAACCGGTATGGTTCTGGGACCCTACGTCCTGAACCTGCTGGACGGCAGCATTCTGGGCATCTCCCCGGAGTTGCGGAAGATGGCCCTGATCATTATTCTCACCCGTGCAGGGCTGGGGCTGGATACTTCCGGGCTGAAAAAGCTGGGGCGGCCTGCCGTTCTGATGTGCTTTGTTCCGGCGTCTTTTGAGCTGATGGGGGTGCTTTTGCTGGCACCGAAGCTCATGGGGCTGACGGTTTTAGAGGCGGCGATCCTGGGTGCGGTGCTGGCGGCGGTCTCCCCGGCGGTGGTGGTGCCGAGGATGGTCCGGCTCATGGACGAAGGCTACGGCAGAAAGCAGGGCATTCCGCAGCTGATCCTTGCAGGGGCGTCGGTGGATGACGTGTACGTCATTGTTCTGTTCTCCACCTTTGTGGGCATGATGCAGGGGGAAAGTGCCTCTCTGCTCAGTTTTGTCAACATCCCGGTGTCCATTCTGCTGGGCATGGCGGTGGGTCTGGCGGTGGGGTCCCTGTTGGCCGGCTTCTTTGCAAAGGTTCATATCCGGGATACCGCAAAGGTGCTGATCATTTTGAGCATCTCCTTCCTGCTGGTGGCAGCGGAGGAGGCCCTGACCACCGCTATCACCTTCTCGGCCTTGATCGCCATTATGTTTATCGGCATCGGTCTGCAGAAAAAGAGAGAAGTGGTAGCAAAAAGGCTCTCGGTAAAATACGGCAAGCTCTGGGTGGCTGCGGAGGTCTTCCTGTTTGTGCTGGTGGGCGCAACGGTGAACATCGGCTATCTGGGCAAGGTGGGCGCAAAGGCACTGCTTTTGATCGTGGGTGCGCTGGCATTTCGGATGCTGGGCGTTTTTGTGTGCCTTCTTGGCACGAGCCTGAGCAAAAAGGAGCGGCTCTTCGCTATGATGGCCTACACCCCCAAGGCAACCGTGCAGGCTGCTATTGGCGGCATTCCGCTGGCACTGGGCTTTGCCTGCGGCGATACGGTGCTTACAGTGGCGGTGCTGGCCATCGTGCTGACGGCTCCCCTTGGTGCCTTTGCCATGGATCTGAGCTATAAAAAGCTGCTGAAAAAAGGGTGA
- a CDS encoding GNAT family N-acetyltransferase, giving the protein MKIREVNENKKQFISLLLLADEQESMVDRYLEKGTMYVLEDNDVKAECVVTDEGNEILEIKNIAVDPENQGKGYGKALIDFLAGKYADEYSVLQVGTGDSPLTIPFYEKCGFVRSHKIPNFFTDNYDHLIYEGGVQLIDMVYLQRHI; this is encoded by the coding sequence ATGAAAATCCGAGAAGTGAATGAGAATAAAAAGCAGTTTATATCATTATTGTTATTAGCTGATGAACAGGAGAGCATGGTTGATCGGTATCTTGAAAAAGGAACTATGTATGTGCTTGAAGACAATGATGTAAAAGCTGAATGTGTTGTCACCGATGAAGGTAACGAAATACTTGAAATTAAGAATATCGCAGTCGATCCGGAAAATCAGGGAAAGGGCTATGGTAAAGCACTAATTGATTTTCTTGCCGGTAAATATGCAGATGAATATTCTGTTTTGCAAGTTGGAACAGGTGACAGTCCATTGACGATACCATTTTATGAAAAATGTGGATTTGTTCGTTCTCACAAGATTCCTAATTTCTTTACCGATAATTATGACCACCTAATTTATGAGGGCGGTGTACAACTAATAGATATGGTATATTTGCAAAGACATATATAA
- a CDS encoding EFR1 family ferrodoxin (N-terminal region resembles flavodoxins. C-terminal ferrodoxin region binds two 4Fe-4S clusters.) has translation MVLYFTGTGNSRYLARRIAEELDMPLYDLNTCIKAGDTAPVQTGQDVVLVTPTYAWRIPRVVSQWLGNTELTGAERIWFVMDCGSEIGNAAKYNRQLAAQKHLRYMGTAQIIMPENYIAMFHAPQAEEARRIVEQAEPALQKALAQVRAGQEFPPPRDTLYDRFMSGPVNPAFYRFFVKADAFRATDACIGCGKCVELCPLNNIRLENGKPVWGKHCTHCMACICDCPKEAIEYGKKSKGKPRYHFEALEKQQDV, from the coding sequence ATGGTACTCTATTTTACGGGAACCGGCAACAGCCGGTATCTGGCACGGCGCATTGCCGAAGAGCTGGATATGCCGCTTTACGACCTGAACACCTGCATCAAGGCAGGGGATACCGCTCCGGTGCAGACCGGGCAGGATGTGGTGCTGGTCACGCCTACCTACGCATGGCGTATTCCCCGGGTGGTGTCCCAGTGGCTGGGCAACACCGAGCTGACCGGGGCAGAGCGCATCTGGTTTGTGATGGATTGCGGCAGCGAGATCGGCAATGCGGCGAAATATAACCGGCAGCTTGCGGCGCAAAAGCACTTGCGGTACATGGGTACAGCGCAGATCATCATGCCGGAAAACTACATTGCCATGTTCCATGCGCCGCAAGCGGAGGAGGCGCGGCGCATCGTGGAGCAGGCAGAGCCTGCGCTTCAGAAGGCGCTGGCGCAGGTCAGAGCCGGGCAGGAATTTCCTCCACCGAGAGATACTCTCTACGACCGCTTTATGAGCGGCCCGGTAAACCCGGCGTTCTATCGCTTTTTTGTGAAGGCGGATGCCTTCCGGGCAACGGATGCCTGTATCGGATGCGGCAAGTGCGTGGAGCTGTGCCCCCTGAACAATATCCGGCTGGAAAACGGCAAGCCGGTCTGGGGCAAACACTGCACCCACTGCATGGCCTGCATCTGCGATTGCCCCAAAGAGGCCATCGAGTACGGCAAAAAGAGCAAAGGCAAGCCCCGGTACCACTTTGAAGCACTGGAAAAGCAGCAGGACGTATAA